The window ACAGATGCGTCTTGCCCGACTCCAGCGAGTGGTGGAGATCAGCCTGACGCTTAACTCTACTCTCGAACTTGAATCCCTGTTAGAGCTCATTATTCAGAACGCCCAGGAAATTACGCACACGGAAGGTGCCTCCATTTTACTCTTAGATAAAGAAACGGGCGAATTACGCTTCCGTGCCGCGACGGGCCAGAAGAAGGACGCGCTCCCGCCTATTTCTGTCCCGCTGGACGGCAGTGTGGCCGGCTATATCGTCCGCACCGGCATGCCCCTGATGATCCCCGATGTCAGCCAGGACCCCCGTTTCGGCGGACAGGTGGACGCGGCCATTAATTTCAAGACCCGTTCCATCCTGGGTGTCCCGCTGATGGTGAAGGACCGGGTCATCGGGGTGCTGGAGGTGGTGAATAAGATCGGCGACGTGCCCTTTGATGAGGAAGATGCCTATATCCTCACCACCATGGCGGCCCAGGCGGCCATCGCCCTGGAGAACAGCCGGCTCATTACCGAACTGCAGAACGCCTATCGCGAGCTGAACCAGCTCGACCAGTTGAAGAGCGAGTTCATCGCCATCGCCTCGCATGAACTGCGCACCCCGCTGTCTGTCATCCTCGGCTACGTGACCTTCCTGCAGAGCGAGGCCACTGGAGAACTGCGCGATCAACTGGATGTGGTCGTGCGCAGTGCCCTGCGCCTGCGCGACCTGATTGATGACATGATCAACCTGCGCCACATTGAGGCCGGCCAGGTGGAGCTGGAGCCAAAC of the Anaerolineae bacterium genome contains:
- a CDS encoding GAF domain-containing sensor histidine kinase — encoded protein: METTSNSLQMRLARLQRVVEISLTLNSTLELESLLELIIQNAQEITHTEGASILLLDKETGELRFRAATGQKKDALPPISVPLDGSVAGYIVRTGMPLMIPDVSQDPRFGGQVDAAINFKTRSILGVPLMVKDRVIGVLEVVNKIGDVPFDEEDAYILTTMAAQAAIALENSRLITELQNAYRELNQLDQLKSEFIAIASHELRTPLSVILGYVTFLQSEATGELRDQLDVVVRSALRLRDLIDDMINLRHIEAGQVELEPNTCDVAELVRDVAGEFQRLAESKRQTFTVHLPGTPVEAVWDADKIRLALANIISNAVKFTPEEGKVDIILTPPSDDEIAITVRDKGIGIEEKD